In the genome of Hevea brasiliensis isolate MT/VB/25A 57/8 chromosome 14, ASM3005281v1, whole genome shotgun sequence, the window aatgaggactttgacctattgtgagctgaaaaatggtcaataatgaccaagggagatgtgtgggaattattggaatgaaaaccaaattcgtaggtcaaatggtcatgctgctagcagcatgaccaaacctactttgaaggaccaaaacgggaattttacaagtccaaatgatatgccaccaattggggatgaaaatagacataaaagggcacaattttcattaaggaaccacggccaaaaactgactaaaacttagtaaaccaattgaccaaagtgaaatgagagtaggctgccactgcaccaaactgaccaaatgaatagtaactgttcatttagtcataactcgagctaaacaggtcaaattgacctgaaaatttttcagtggttagataagatatagacctaaaactttcatgaagaacacaaacccaaattatgccattaacccattcaaattattgagcaaagttgagttaccaaacctgcaactctgcagaattgccattaagcagtaatgtttgaatggctataactctctctagaaaactcggatttaggcgattcttgaaccgatggaaacctaagacatagtagaacatttcgtatgaagaaagttagaccaaattatgaacttaacttgatcaaattactgaccgaagttggatcaaaatctgccagaacccaaaataccagtatgaatagtgcacgtgaacagtaattttattttggccataacttgagctacaaaactccgattgaggtgatccaaaaatgagaatacacttaagacaataagaaacattttctatgaaggaagttttgtcaaattctaacagtagattgaccaatggaacagtgcaactaagagcaccaaaactaaaatttgacaatttggccaaaatgacttaagctttgagaaaatgaccaaaaccaacaagtttggtgaccaaaatgtggtatgtgggtgaagttggagttcccatacctattaagccttagaaagtcaaaaatttgacttgaatagtgcagtgaatagtaacccgaaacacaaaatttcgagaacgttgaatttaacacgttagagctaggtaaaagtgaagttaaatttattttggatttatgttaagttctagtactgaaacattataaaattgtgtgtttcagttgaaaagaataccaggaaggaactcgaggaaccgagtcgaggccaagaggcgactcgtttgaggtttgtgcacaaaatttttaaattatagttttcataatggaaattgatttgctATACATTGtaaatgtattttgttcattgtgaatttcgagaatgttgtgttgcctatttttcaatggaaatttggaatgaaaattatttattgattgtatgaaatatttgaacaaatggttttgaatttagttatggctttgaaaatcttatttgaaaaatagtgtgttgcctactttgaaaatgaaaagtttggaataaaATATGATTTGCGAATTGTATGAAatgcttgaataacttgatttaaattgttttgaataatttgaaatattgaattgtgacattaccatgatgaagtatttatgatgcttttgatttaaatcgttttaattcacacttggcatggcaatattaatatgttcctcatccacttgtggggtgagtttgatatttgatcagtttcctccctctctggctttccagtctgaggggcgagtttggatgagtactcattagctagctagccacctccctcattgatttcgattagtgagagtgtttgccttgtcgtgatgtacacacggcatgttcggaaattttgtgtcatggcctaagttgtgttattgtttggcaacactatgtttattaaattgtttgattaagttttgctatattaagttttgaaaattatgatttgttataaatgtgatttgagaaaaaatttgtgaaatacgattatgagatttttgaatgatgatttgttcataaatgttttatattttacattttatgctttattgtgcaccactgagtatttatatactcagcgatagctttaacttgctgtcgcagatagagaaaaggacatagcagtagagtgagctgctacagtcagagaggaacacggttgaagaatttctgtacgggtattgtctataccctagtagtttagtttgatgtaaatatgatagtatgcatatgtatctctgtagtttgagcagttgtacagataaaattgtaataatattatttttgagattttgtgtttgtaaattaacttatgaatgtaaattaaatatttaaaatgcaatgtgcatgagttcatgaaatgttttgagttattaattttgatttgaaatttggattttgagttgaagtgttgccattgttgctgatttgaagtttggtggttgcaaatgaagttgtgattgagtaatatattggaagtgtttttattttcaggttttgaagaactgttttttgaaaatacagacggcactctgccgaaatttttgtaaaaattgcgaaaatcttaaatatccaaaaatttgatttatgtttggactttaaataaaggtgtttaatatttgaaaaaaattttagccaccaattccaaaatgaacgaaaattgttttaaaatcccttgtagtatatttaatgggttaccggtaggtgaagtacggtaattcattaggtgtactacgggaacatgttacatcttacgaggagtagggtgtgacaagaacgatccacctagattccaacaatatgcaagaaagtctaacatggcaattttgatcccccttgtgctcacaatgctccaacaccaatgcttgcagctctctagcTTTGGCTTtggtgatgggtcctctaaataatggcataggcactggtgcttcttcatcacCTTAGAATATAAAAAGGTGATGAGAGGAGATAAGTGCATTGAGAATAATAATAGCTAAGGgtaaagttgaaaaaaaaataattaatactttcttaattttttaaaataataaataaaataagataaaaaaaaattccaaaacaTCACTTAAAATGAGCAGGAGAGAGTATATAGTAATTTGAAAGTTTGTCTTATCAATAAGATTTGAATTTCAATAAAGAACATTTGAGGCTATAATTATAAAATGGGTGCATCTAATACAAGCTCGAACTTATACGATAATAAGCTTAACAAttgttagattaaatatttatatcgagATGCATGCGAAATTAGTTAAAGTATGTCTATAAAATGCACAAATCTATATATAAATATTCAATAAATTGTTGATAAATTCATTTTCTTATAAGCTTGAGTTCTTTGTAGCTGCACCCCTATAATAGGAATGCTAACTTCTAGCTTCATTAacgattaattttaatatttgtcaTATTAATTGTTCAAATTATCTATCTCTTTTAGCGCATATTTGGAATTATATTTGGagatcaaaattatttttttaaataaaaatataattttagataatattaaaaaaataatttgaaaaaagttattttattattttagtattcttataattaaaatttatcaaatttaatattaaattattttttaatattttctaactattatattttaaaaattaattttttaataataattctaacaATAATACTAAACAGATTCTTAATAGCCATCATCTCGATCTCTCTTATTTCTCTCTCCTATTTATTACTAAAAGACAAAAAagagggttttttttttcttttttaccaCTTATTCACATATTTATTCATCAGtaactattaaaaaaaaagataaataatgTGGATCGATAACATgacaagtgttaaaagtgattgtTAACAGAGATGGTAGCTAACATTTCTCAATTTATAAATTCATGATATAAAAACTCAATTTCATGTATAAATTGATAGGAATTTTTTTTATTGGAAAtgtcaaaatatattaaaaaaaatgattaaattgGATATTTTACTGGACTGTCCAGGTAACTAATGATTCATTTGGAGTTCAATGGAAAGATCAAAGCTTTAGGCCCAGCAATCACAATGTTACCAAACATATGTAGTTGAGGAATGTTGTTCTAAATCTTTGGATCCAGCCCATGGGATTGGGTTTCACTATTAGGgagtttttatcttttttttttattaattttaaaaattaactaaattaataaatatttttaaaaaataaattaataaacagGTAATTTACTGTTTACTCATTGTGTTATTggctaaaatttaattaattatttaaacaaatcaatttaaataattaatatttaatatataaaatttaaatcaacccaaaatcaatgcaaatattattttaAACTTGATATATACTTTCCGACTTTCTTTTACTCGGTCCGTTGGGCATCGTACTTGTGAGGAATAAGATAGGAAAGATAATGAGTAGGGTACCTATGAAAATTAACCTATCCGAATTTAAATCCGAACctgattaatattattaaaatttgagtccATTTCAaacttatttaaaatttattatcaactaTTCGAACCCGTCTCAAACCTGATtattattacaaaaaaaaaaactcaaacccgtttgattttatatattttaattcatattttgtataaaaatttatttttattaataatttatattttaaatttttaatgattttataaaatatttaaattctattttatataaaataaaaaatataaatatttataaacattattataaaatttatattttatatttaattaagtatttatgtaaATGGGTTCAGGTAACGGATACCCAATATATAAAACATGAACCCGATCCGAACACACCACgaatattatttttcaaactcGAACTCATATCGAACCTAATTATATAATATCCAAACTCATCCTATTAGGGTTCGATGGGATAAGGTACCTGTAAAAATTCGACCGGTTCCCAACCCAATCCAAAtacattcaaatatggatttgctGATGAAATTTATAGACGTCACCGTGTGATTGGTGATCATGAAAGTGAATATAATATGCCTCCTTATTTAAAGACTATTTATAGCAAACTTGGAAGAAACATTTTTCCTATtatcttttaaatatttttttaagagtattttcaaattaatttttctgtattaaaattaaatttattttttttaattattttaaaagcgTATTTCATATCGACTTGatatatttgaaaaaaatatattaaattatattataaaaaatattaaatttaatagcaATGATTTGATATATGAATTAATGCATGTTGCTGTAATGAAATTGTagctataaatattttataacaatttattggctgaaaaaataattattttataaaaacttttaataataacaataattaaaacgtttttcacttttttttttgtgttttacTATATGCAAACTAGtaactatttaattattattattattttttttattgctaGGAAAGCTCCTTTTTGTATAGTTTATGTAGTTAAGCAATCTGATTAGTAATTGAGTTATAAAAATATTAAgggtttaaattttaagaataaattggtaaattttagaaaaatatattaaaatatattttgtgTTTTCTTGATACTAAAATTGGTTTTAATAAAATATTGATATTGTTAATCTTGAGTAGAATTTACAATTTACTTTCgcgaattttatattatattatattttaatttttaaatattaaaaaattaattatttagtctttaaattttatattatattatattatattataattttaattttgataaattatttatttaaataatttaataattattttaatttattatattgtcCGTCGTTTGGTGTCtccatttttataatttaaaaaaaaaaacttatgcaATATAAGAACTTAGGAAATCTATCTCTTAGAGCTAATTTTTGAAAATgagttaaatataattattttttataatatattttgatattaagCTACTATTAgagatatttaattttataaattttatattttaaataattatatttaaaaatatataattttctctTAGGTGAATTAATCTtgattcattttatttttaaaatataacttttattatgaatattatattTTGAGTTGACAAGCATTTCTCAAACAATCAGGTGAGAAATGCCACATTAGAGAGAAGTTGACTGAAATATCTACTGAGATTCCGCAAAAATCATGCTCTAATTTTCGTGAGGAACAACCAAAAATTGTTAGATAAAAGGgttgatttaaaattaaaatcagaccaatttaaattgaatttgaatAGTCAAATTCGCATTTAATTCGAACTGCAAATGAACTTAATTAAACTTGAATTGAAACCaaattaaatgattaaaaaaaaaactttgttcAGCAAGCAACTCAGAAGCTATCTCTATTAATTAACAGGAAATATTGAAAGCACAGCTATTTCCTTTTATCTTCCCTTTCCTATCTTGCTTGCCAAGGAAAGTCCCCCAAGAGGACATTGTTGCCCAAAAACGTGTGGCTTTAGCCTTTAGTGACCTCCTCATTTTAAACTCTTTGTTAACATAACGTGTTTAAAGAAAGAAACAAATTAAAAACACAGAAGGATAATCACATTTGCTTGCTACCATTTATTTCAATATTCAAAGTCTCACAGAGGTTTTGGTTTttgtcaatttcttttctttttaacttGCTTCCAATTTAGCTATGAAACAAAgaaggaaaaaaatatatatatattttcaaacTTGGATATAAAAACCAATCTTGCATTGATAACTTCATCCTTCAAACTTCCCTTTTTATATTGAGTTCTCAATGGTACCCTTGGTGGAAAGGCTTAGCAAATTATGCTTCAAGCTGGAGAATCTTCATGACCACCGGCTACCTGAAGCCTTATCAGCTTCTTTGCAGGCTTTTCGATATGATGTTTCTAGTTGTATAACCCACCAGTTGTTATTGAATTCGAATCCTGCTGGATTGGATACCCTCTCCCTAGAATGGATACATAAATGTTTTCAGGTGCTGCCCATGATCAACAAAGCATTTGCAAAGCTAGTTGTGGAGATTGATTACCATGCAAGCAAATGGGAGGCTAAGACCATGGAAGAATATCTCAACTATAGTTTAGACTTGTTGGATCTTCTCAACTACTTTAGTTCTGCTCTTTCTCATCTGGGACTAGCTCGGCTTTCTTTATCTCATGCTTTGAGCCTTGTGAAGAGTTCACCTTCCTCGGCGATGGAGCGTCTGAAGATGATAGAGTTCAAGAGTTTGAGAAAAGAGTTCAAGGATCAAGAGAACAAAGAAGATGAGAAAAAAAGATCTAGCTCAGACAAGGAATGGGTTATCCTTCAAGCTTTGCTGGAGTTAAGGAGTACAGGATTCTGGGTATGCAGTATTGTTTTGGCTGGTTTGTGTGGTGATGATAGGGCTTACTTGAAGATGAGAAGAGCTGCTGGGGCATTATCAAACCCTGCTTTGATCAATTTGGATTCAATTATATGTGGAGTTGTAACGGAGAAAGGATGTGTGCTGAAGGAGGTTAGAGAGTTGAAAGATTCAGCTGATTGCCTCGCAGCCGCCATAGCCAGCAAAAACGGCAGTGATGCAGCAGAGGAGATGCAGAGAAAATTGCAGGAGTTTGAGAAGTTGCTGGATGGATTAAGCAAGGAGGTGAATTGTCTGTTCTCTGAGTTATTGGCTGGAAGAAAAGAATTGCTTAATGGTATTCGGATTCAGAAACCATAAAAACAAATCATAGATTTCTAGTTTTGATTTGTTTTTAAACTCTGTATATAGATTGTATACTTTTGCATAGTTTTTTCATTAATGAGCTTCAAATTGGTGAAATATCTGTTGAAAATTTACCTGCATAATACCTCATTCACAAAGTTAAATCTAGAActgctggaaaaaaaaaaattaaaagatgcTTCAATAGAACCAGATTTTTCTCTGAGACATCATATGGAAGCTGAAGTGCATCCTAGTTACTGATCTGGTCATAGCCAAAAACTAAGCAGCAAAGACTATTCTGATACAGGTGAAAAAAAGAAGCAAAACTCAAAATGGGTAACACTAGCTATTTGTTTCCATCTGTCACAAGAGCCTTTCAGTTTCTCCTACAAAAGAAACATCTGTAACCGAAGGAACACTAACTACAACTTTGGAAGGATTTTCATTTGTTTGGCTAAACCAACGCCTCcagaaactgctagaaccaactCTACCTGTTTCTATTGACAGTAAAGGAGAATGCCATTAAGAAAATGGTCACAGCAAGACTAATTGGCTCCATGAATCATTGGAATGGCTTTCTCCCTCTGGTGCCTTCCTCTTGCGGTATCTATCAGTTGGCAACCTGGGAGATAAAGCTATATGTGAGAATGAGATAAAGAAATTCAGTATCTGATAAGAGACGTTTGTTTGATAAGGGCaatcagtttcaaatcatttcataTTCTAGCCGAGAAAGAATAGAAAAGGATTTCTTATAAACTGGAATTTTACTTAGAAAGCCTAGTTAGGCATTACCAACATATATACTCCAATGAATTATTGGCAAAACTCAAAATCTCCCCAGAGTACAACAAAAGATAGGCTGTAGAATTTACTAATAAGCTGAAGGGTGAGTAACATGAGAACAGTAGCATACCCTAAATGCAGGGTAGTATCTGAATCTCCTTTCTCGATTGAGTAATTGCAGGCCATGTCTGGACTTGCAGAACCATTGTTTACAAGAGAATGCTTCCTCTCCACAGAATAGTATTCATGATAAGTTGGGACTGAATGATCAGTTGTTGGGAAGAAACATCGAAGCTCCTCTACCTTCAATACACAAGAAGCAAAAATTTGCACAGCATTATAAATAAGACATTTCTCAAAGAAAATGTAAGAAACTCATTATCTGCATAAGAAAACTATAGTTTACCTGTCTACGCAAAGTTTCATTCTCCAGCATGGCCCGCTGTTCCTGATAACAATAAATTGAATAACTGGTCAGAGGAAAGTTATAATTTCTTTTCTGTAAGCAGAAACTGACAAACTTTATCAACGCAGCCATTCAAAGACTGGATCATCTTAGCTAAAACACAACCTCAAATATTTGCTATGCAAATATAACAATTTCTATGATATTATTTCAGATGATATGAAGAAAGCAGATTTGAAATGAAAACCTGCCCCTCAAGGGAGAGGTGTAATTACCAACTAAGCCATGTCTTGACCACAAGATAACTTTCAACTTTTACAAC includes:
- the LOC110670630 gene encoding uncharacterized protein LOC110670630, producing MVPLVERLSKLCFKLENLHDHRLPEALSASLQAFRYDVSSCITHQLLLNSNPAGLDTLSLEWIHKCFQVLPMINKAFAKLVVEIDYHASKWEAKTMEEYLNYSLDLLDLLNYFSSALSHLGLARLSLSHALSLVKSSPSSAMERLKMIEFKSLRKEFKDQENKEDEKKRSSSDKEWVILQALLELRSTGFWVCSIVLAGLCGDDRAYLKMRRAAGALSNPALINLDSIICGVVTEKGCVLKEVRELKDSADCLAAAIASKNGSDAAEEMQRKLQEFEKLLDGLSKEVNCLFSELLAGRKELLNGIRIQKP